One region of Bacteroidota bacterium genomic DNA includes:
- a CDS encoding hydroxyacid dehydrogenase has translation MKILFIDSTDNLLVQLLSEQGHTLEHDYVSTKKEIEQKLHLFDGIVIRSRFKIDKQIIDSATNLKFIARVGSGMENIDVAYAEEKNIKCLHAPEGNCDAVAEHAIGMLLCLFNNLIAANNESKQGIWKREENRGLEIGGKTIGLIGYGNVGKAIAKKLSGFDVRIMVYDKYLKNFSTEFVTESNMQELYKECDIVSLHIPLSQETQYLANDSFFKAFTKNIYFINTSRGKIVNTADLVHNLKSGKIKGACLDVLEYETSSFEQVELTDLPSPFQYLMKSYNVVMSPHIAGWTHESNTKMSKILAEKISKI, from the coding sequence ATGAAAATTTTATTTATTGACAGCACGGATAATTTACTTGTACAACTTCTATCTGAGCAAGGCCATACACTCGAGCATGACTACGTATCCACAAAAAAAGAAATAGAACAAAAACTCCATTTGTTTGATGGCATTGTAATTCGCAGTCGTTTTAAAATTGACAAGCAGATTATTGATAGTGCTACGAATTTAAAATTTATAGCACGTGTAGGCTCCGGCATGGAAAACATTGATGTTGCTTATGCAGAAGAGAAAAACATAAAATGTTTGCACGCCCCCGAAGGAAACTGCGATGCAGTAGCTGAGCACGCTATTGGAATGCTATTGTGTCTCTTCAACAATTTAATTGCGGCCAATAACGAATCAAAACAAGGTATTTGGAAGCGCGAAGAAAATAGAGGATTAGAAATTGGAGGAAAAACAATTGGATTAATTGGTTATGGGAATGTTGGAAAAGCAATAGCAAAAAAACTAAGTGGCTTTGATGTGAGAATCATGGTGTACGACAAATACCTAAAAAATTTTAGTACTGAATTTGTTACAGAAAGTAACATGCAAGAACTTTATAAAGAATGTGATATTGTATCGTTACATATTCCACTTAGCCAAGAAACGCAATATCTAGCGAACGATTCATTTTTTAAGGCATTTACTAAAAACATCTATTTTATTAATACCTCCCGCGGAAAGATAGTAAACACAGCTGATTTAGTACATAATTTAAAGTCAGGAAAAATTAAAGGTGCTTGTTTGGATGTACTAGAATATGAAACATCGTCCTTTGAACAAGTTGAATTAACTGACCTACCCTCTCCTTTTCAATATTTAATGAAATCGTACAATGTGGTCATGAGCCCACATATTGCAGGATGGACACACGAAAGCAACACAAAGATGTCAAAAATTTTGGCAGAGAAAATTTCGAAAATCTAA
- a CDS encoding Gfo/Idh/MocA family oxidoreductase, giving the protein MSTKIKFSIIGQGHIGKRHAEMVRRNPNTELVAVCDVLPKEQLGLTNLTEKYYTSVDEMLHNHPEVEVVNICSPNGLHAQHALKALEAGKHVVCEKPMALSKSDCEAVIYKSLQMHKQVFCVMQNRYSPPSAWLKEVVESKAIGDVYMVQLNCYWNRDDRYYKKGGWKGLQTLDGGTLFTQFSHFIDILYWLFGDITEIQAKFNDFNHQTLTEFEDSGFVNFKFINGGMGCINYSTAVWDTNLESSLTIVGSNGSVKVGGQYMDKVEYCHIKNYTMPELAPTNPANDYGAYKGSANNHHYIVENVVDTLKGRTTITTNALEGLKVVDIIERIYALRSPNRKS; this is encoded by the coding sequence ATGAGTACTAAAATTAAATTTTCAATTATTGGACAAGGACATATCGGGAAAAGACATGCCGAAATGGTAAGACGAAATCCAAACACAGAGTTGGTGGCTGTTTGTGATGTTTTACCGAAGGAACAGCTTGGATTAACGAATCTAACAGAGAAGTATTATACTTCTGTAGATGAAATGTTGCATAACCATCCGGAGGTAGAAGTTGTAAATATTTGTAGTCCAAATGGGTTACATGCGCAGCATGCACTTAAAGCACTAGAGGCAGGAAAACATGTTGTTTGCGAGAAACCAATGGCACTCTCAAAATCAGATTGTGAAGCTGTTATATATAAATCATTGCAAATGCACAAGCAGGTTTTCTGTGTAATGCAAAACAGGTATTCTCCTCCATCTGCTTGGCTTAAAGAGGTAGTGGAGAGCAAAGCTATTGGCGATGTGTATATGGTTCAGTTAAATTGCTATTGGAATCGTGACGATCGTTATTACAAAAAAGGAGGCTGGAAAGGCTTGCAAACATTGGATGGAGGAACTTTATTTACTCAGTTTTCTCATTTTATTGATATTTTGTATTGGCTATTTGGAGATATAACTGAGATTCAAGCAAAGTTTAATGATTTTAACCACCAAACACTTACAGAGTTTGAAGATTCCGGCTTTGTAAATTTCAAATTTATAAATGGCGGAATGGGCTGTATTAATTACTCTACAGCTGTTTGGGACACCAATTTAGAAAGTAGTTTGACTATTGTTGGTAGCAACGGTAGCGTGAAAGTGGGTGGACAGTATATGGATAAAGTAGAATATTGTCATATAAAAAATTATACAATGCCTGAATTAGCTCCAACAAATCCTGCAAATGATTATGGAGCATATAAAGGATCTGCTAATAACCACCATTATATTGTAGAAAATGTGGTTGATACCTTAAAAGGCAGAACAACCATTACTACGAATGCTTTAGAAGGACTGAAAGTTGTTGATATAATTGAACGTATTTATGCGCTAAGAAGCCCCAATCGTAAATCATAA
- the mgtE gene encoding magnesium transporter, protein MQFELSTEYLEKLKEAIHANDIAFVESQIKVLHPADIAEVFNELSIDEAKFLYKHLEEEEAGKVLIEMDEDVREKFLAELTSKEIAEQFLDNMSSDDAADVIGELPDAKQDEVLALMEDAEQASDIVDLLNYDENTAGGLMATELIRVNVNKNILECVREIRKQADGIENMYAVYVVDDEDKLLGLLSLKKLLITPLRTKVKDILNPEIISVKTNTDAEEAAKIMEKYNLVVLPVVDGLGRLVGRITIDDVVDIIREEETEDVQKMAGMEALDEPYNSISVWGMLKKRGGWLVILFLGESLTATAMSFFEDAIAKVVVLALFVPLIISSGGNTGSQASTLVIRALALGQVSIRDWWTIIRKELKVGALLGISLGLIGFLRVAVWSAFVDDFGPHWMYIGLTVGISLVGVVLWGNIVGSVFPLLLKRMGLDPAVSSAPFVATLVDITGLIIYFSVASSILAGTLL, encoded by the coding sequence ATGCAATTCGAATTATCTACAGAGTATTTAGAAAAGCTAAAGGAGGCCATCCATGCCAACGATATTGCATTTGTCGAAAGTCAAATAAAGGTACTTCATCCTGCAGATATTGCTGAAGTTTTTAATGAACTATCAATCGATGAAGCTAAATTTTTATACAAACACCTAGAAGAGGAAGAAGCCGGGAAAGTTCTTATTGAAATGGATGAAGATGTTCGGGAGAAATTTCTTGCCGAACTTACCTCTAAAGAGATTGCAGAACAATTTCTCGACAACATGTCATCGGACGATGCTGCCGATGTTATTGGAGAATTGCCGGATGCAAAGCAAGACGAGGTTCTCGCTCTCATGGAAGATGCAGAGCAAGCCAGCGATATTGTAGATTTATTAAACTACGATGAAAATACTGCCGGAGGCTTAATGGCCACGGAGCTTATTCGTGTAAATGTCAATAAAAACATATTGGAGTGCGTACGCGAAATAAGAAAACAAGCAGATGGTATTGAAAACATGTATGCTGTTTATGTGGTAGATGATGAAGATAAATTGTTAGGATTATTATCCTTAAAAAAACTATTAATTACACCGCTTCGAACCAAAGTAAAAGACATTTTAAATCCTGAAATAATTTCGGTAAAAACCAATACCGATGCAGAGGAAGCAGCCAAAATAATGGAGAAATACAACCTGGTTGTATTACCCGTTGTAGATGGGCTAGGAAGATTGGTGGGACGAATTACAATTGACGATGTTGTAGATATTATTCGCGAAGAAGAAACAGAAGATGTGCAGAAAATGGCTGGTATGGAAGCATTGGATGAGCCATACAATAGCATTTCTGTTTGGGGTATGTTAAAAAAACGCGGAGGCTGGTTGGTAATTCTTTTTCTCGGAGAAAGCTTAACAGCGACAGCCATGAGCTTTTTTGAAGACGCGATAGCAAAAGTTGTTGTACTTGCTCTATTTGTACCTCTTATTATTTCAAGCGGAGGAAATACAGGATCTCAAGCCTCTACACTAGTTATAAGGGCACTTGCACTAGGTCAGGTTTCCATTAGAGATTGGTGGACAATTATTAGAAAAGAATTAAAAGTAGGTGCATTACTAGGAATAAGCTTAGGATTAATAGGCTTTTTAAGAGTAGCCGTATGGAGTGCATTCGTAGATGATTTTGGTCCGCATTGGATGTATATTGGATTAACCGTAGGTATTTCGTTGGTAGGTGTTGTGTTATGGGGAAATATTGTTGGTTCTGTTTTTCCATTGTTATTAAAACGAATGGGATTAGATCCCGCTGTTTCGTCTGCACCTTTTGTAGCAACACTTGTTGACATTACCGGACTAATTATATATTTCTCCGTTGCATCTTCTATATTAGCTGGCACATTATTATAA
- a CDS encoding nucleotide sugar dehydrogenase, with protein sequence MYQEILNKKAPIAVIGLGYVGLPIALAFAKKVKVIGFDINQKRVDMMKKGIDPSNELSKKDFEGCDITFTTSIDVLRKARFFIVAVPTPIDEHNLPDLKPLVGASTSVGKALKKGDYVVYESTVYPGCTEEDCIPVLEKESGLKFKKDFKVGYSPERINPGDKEHTITKILKVVSGCDAESLDVIAKTYEIIVEPGTHRASSIKVAEAAKIIENTQRDVNIALMNELSIIFSRIGINTFDVLEAAGTKWNFLKFFPGLVGGHCIGVDPYYLTYKAEALGYHARIINSGRYVNDSMGGYVAKNLVKKIIAAGKNISKSKVLVMGATFKENVSDIRNSKVADIIKELKSYSVKVDVVDPHADSDELKHEYGFGLNKMGKGYDGVILAVNHNEYLKLDEKYFKSILGKGGVLVDVKGILRGKIKGLTYWSL encoded by the coding sequence ATGTATCAAGAAATTTTAAATAAAAAAGCTCCAATTGCTGTTATTGGGTTAGGTTATGTAGGGTTGCCAATTGCGTTGGCTTTTGCAAAAAAAGTAAAAGTAATAGGATTCGATATCAACCAAAAACGTGTTGATATGATGAAAAAAGGCATAGATCCAAGTAACGAGCTTAGTAAAAAAGATTTTGAGGGTTGTGATATTACATTTACAACTTCGATTGATGTATTAAGAAAGGCTCGCTTTTTTATTGTGGCAGTTCCAACTCCAATTGACGAACATAACTTACCTGATTTAAAACCATTGGTAGGAGCAAGTACTAGTGTTGGTAAAGCCTTAAAAAAAGGAGATTATGTGGTGTACGAATCAACTGTTTATCCGGGTTGTACAGAAGAAGATTGTATTCCAGTATTAGAAAAAGAATCGGGATTAAAATTTAAAAAAGATTTTAAAGTAGGGTATTCTCCAGAGCGAATAAATCCGGGCGATAAGGAACATACCATTACTAAAATTTTAAAAGTTGTTTCGGGATGTGATGCTGAGAGTTTGGATGTAATAGCAAAAACGTATGAGATTATTGTAGAGCCTGGCACACATCGTGCATCAAGTATAAAAGTTGCTGAGGCTGCTAAGATTATAGAAAACACACAACGTGATGTGAATATTGCATTGATGAATGAGTTGTCTATTATTTTTAGCCGAATTGGTATTAATACATTTGATGTGTTGGAAGCTGCGGGAACAAAATGGAATTTCCTTAAATTTTTCCCGGGCTTAGTTGGGGGGCATTGTATTGGTGTTGATCCCTATTATTTAACCTACAAAGCAGAAGCTTTGGGTTATCATGCACGTATTATAAATTCCGGTCGTTACGTAAACGATTCAATGGGGGGATATGTGGCAAAAAATTTAGTAAAGAAGATTATTGCAGCAGGAAAAAATATTTCAAAATCAAAAGTGTTGGTAATGGGTGCTACATTTAAAGAGAATGTTAGCGACATTAGAAACTCGAAAGTAGCGGACATTATTAAAGAATTAAAATCATACAGTGTAAAGGTTGATGTGGTTGACCCGCATGCTGATTCTGATGAGTTAAAACATGAGTATGGTTTTGGTTTAAATAAAATGGGTAAAGGGTATGATGGAGTTATTTTAGCGGTAAACCATAATGAATATTTAAAGCTGGACGAAAAATACTTTAAATCTATTTTAGGGAAAGGAGGAGTATTGGTTGATGTTAAAGGAATTTTAAGAGGTAAAATAAAAGGATTGACTTATTGGAGTTTGTAA
- a CDS encoding SpoIIE family protein phosphatase encodes MKHLLRLYVLITIQFVISLACFSQTFNFRNYNVESGLSNDQILCFFQDKDGVVWMGTNGGGINKFDGKSFEHLTTKDSLADNVVYSITGDKQGTIYVGTNNGMSVIKNRKITNYRERKQDENFGLSHYRVYKVFIDSNNKIWIGTGRGINQLEGTKITTKTLHKELDKSFVFDIMQDSNKAIWFSTLGAGAFKYDGSELKQYTVDNGLDENFIFNVFDYSKQEKWISTSTSLYVLKNEKLEKHPISKQYFQEGNYLYGCWRDGFNSIWIGTNEGVYHLENDSLDLILKKENGLVNKDIWKIFIDNEQNIWLGSKAEKESGLSVLNNLSFSKKTIVTDSIGKSINDLLLDRNGNLWLATSKHLLRIAPNNNTKVFKGGNENGLTHEKIRCLYEDNEKIYIGTENGISILLNNKWHIITPKNTEEKEYRINDIISFNGEILVATNKGIWRIEGKTMLEYHPSHFSHLVVNKLFTNEDKTLWIGSETGILNISKNIVRSFSISDGISNRKIYDIAEENGFVWALSEDGIYKYANSTGRFMYQKIKDDIKESTSISFGIEKVILIGTESGLYKYKLIDNKLVLIKKYDQANGFTNTAVSHRAQKWYNNKLYIGTEDGLFIYNPRYDRENKLAPQTRIKEIRLYAQPTNWKEYADSIGTDGLPYNLILTSGQNYLSFSYVGVSHTLPTKVKYKYTLKGHDKDWHSTTETTVLFSNLNPGDYEFLVLAENGDGVWNKEPVSFKFTINPPLHLSNLAYTIYLLVAIGFIYAFLRIVRSNGKIKEQNSTIEKNNAQLAFAFKEIEQTNKNITDSILYAKRIQDAILPRKKKIYNVLPQSFVFYKPKDIVSGDFYWLHEQGDHLLIAAVDCTGHGVPGAFVSIVGNDGLLRAVNEFGLTVPGKIMDKLNSLVEETLRHDDTTFVRDGMDMALCAINFKNKTVSYSGAQNPLYIIRKKEYGTPLPEAKALISTETHQLFELKADKQPIGFFEGRKNFTTHTISAMPDDTFYIFSDGYADQFGGPKGKKFMYKKFKELLLNIQNLTIIEQRQVLESSFDAWRGNLEQVDDVCVIGFKIG; translated from the coding sequence GTGAAACATCTTCTGAGATTATACGTACTTATTACCATTCAATTCGTTATTAGCTTAGCTTGTTTCTCTCAAACTTTTAATTTCAGAAACTACAATGTAGAAAGTGGATTGTCCAACGACCAAATATTGTGTTTTTTCCAAGACAAAGATGGTGTAGTTTGGATGGGGACCAATGGAGGCGGGATAAACAAATTTGATGGCAAATCGTTCGAGCACCTTACTACCAAAGACAGCTTGGCAGACAATGTGGTATATAGTATTACCGGGGATAAACAGGGTACTATTTACGTAGGTACCAACAACGGAATGTCTGTAATAAAAAATCGAAAAATAACCAATTACCGCGAACGCAAACAAGACGAAAATTTTGGACTTTCGCATTACAGGGTGTATAAAGTATTTATCGACTCCAATAACAAAATATGGATAGGTACCGGCAGGGGAATAAATCAATTGGAGGGAACAAAAATTACCACAAAAACCTTGCACAAGGAATTGGACAAAAGCTTTGTATTTGATATCATGCAAGATAGCAACAAGGCTATTTGGTTTAGCACACTGGGGGCTGGAGCATTTAAGTATGACGGCAGTGAATTAAAACAATATACGGTTGATAATGGACTGGACGAAAATTTCATTTTCAATGTATTCGACTATTCAAAACAAGAAAAATGGATATCCACCTCCACCAGTTTGTACGTATTAAAAAATGAAAAGCTAGAAAAACATCCAATTTCTAAACAATACTTCCAAGAAGGTAATTATCTATATGGTTGTTGGAGAGATGGATTTAATTCCATTTGGATTGGAACAAACGAAGGTGTATATCATTTAGAAAATGACTCGTTAGATTTAATACTAAAAAAGGAAAATGGATTAGTAAATAAGGATATTTGGAAAATATTTATAGATAATGAGCAAAACATTTGGCTAGGATCAAAGGCTGAAAAAGAATCGGGCCTATCGGTTTTAAACAACCTTTCTTTTTCAAAAAAAACTATTGTTACTGATTCCATAGGAAAATCGATAAACGATTTGCTGCTCGATAGAAATGGGAATTTATGGTTGGCTACTTCCAAGCATCTACTTAGAATTGCACCTAATAACAATACAAAAGTATTTAAAGGAGGTAACGAGAATGGATTGACGCACGAAAAAATTAGATGCTTATACGAAGACAATGAAAAAATATATATCGGAACAGAAAATGGAATTTCTATTTTACTTAACAACAAGTGGCATATCATTACACCTAAAAATACAGAAGAAAAAGAATACAGAATAAATGATATAATAAGCTTCAATGGGGAAATACTAGTTGCAACCAACAAAGGAATTTGGAGAATTGAGGGTAAAACGATGTTGGAGTACCATCCTTCACATTTTTCTCATCTAGTTGTCAATAAATTATTCACGAATGAAGATAAAACATTGTGGATTGGAAGTGAAACAGGCATTTTAAACATCTCAAAAAATATTGTACGAAGTTTTTCCATTAGCGATGGTATTTCGAATAGAAAAATCTATGATATAGCAGAAGAAAACGGCTTTGTCTGGGCATTATCAGAGGATGGCATATATAAATATGCAAATAGTACTGGACGATTTATGTACCAAAAAATCAAAGACGACATCAAAGAGTCAACATCTATAAGTTTTGGCATTGAAAAGGTAATTCTTATCGGTACTGAAAGTGGCCTATATAAATATAAACTCATCGATAACAAACTTGTTCTAATAAAAAAATACGACCAAGCTAATGGCTTTACAAATACAGCTGTAAGCCATAGAGCACAAAAATGGTACAACAATAAACTATACATAGGAACCGAAGATGGTTTATTCATATACAATCCGAGATACGACAGAGAAAACAAATTAGCACCACAAACACGAATAAAAGAAATTCGATTGTACGCGCAACCTACCAATTGGAAAGAGTATGCCGACTCCATAGGCACAGATGGACTTCCGTACAATTTAATTCTTACCTCCGGACAAAATTATTTATCCTTTAGCTATGTTGGTGTAAGCCATACATTACCTACAAAAGTTAAATACAAGTATACTTTAAAAGGCCATGATAAGGATTGGCATTCTACAACAGAAACAACAGTTCTATTTTCCAATCTAAATCCTGGAGATTACGAATTTTTGGTATTGGCAGAAAATGGAGATGGTGTTTGGAACAAAGAGCCTGTTTCGTTCAAATTTACGATAAATCCTCCACTACACCTTTCTAATTTAGCCTACACGATATATCTATTAGTAGCTATAGGCTTTATTTATGCGTTCTTGCGCATCGTGCGTTCAAACGGAAAAATAAAAGAACAAAACAGCACCATTGAAAAAAACAATGCACAGCTCGCCTTTGCATTTAAAGAAATTGAGCAAACTAATAAAAACATTACAGATAGTATTTTATACGCCAAACGAATTCAAGATGCAATTCTACCACGCAAGAAAAAAATATACAATGTATTACCACAGTCGTTTGTTTTTTACAAACCCAAAGACATTGTGAGCGGTGATTTTTATTGGCTTCACGAACAAGGAGACCATTTGCTCATAGCAGCCGTAGATTGCACTGGACACGGTGTTCCGGGTGCGTTTGTAAGTATTGTAGGAAACGATGGCTTATTGCGTGCTGTAAATGAATTTGGCTTAACCGTACCCGGGAAAATAATGGACAAACTAAATAGTTTAGTAGAAGAAACGCTTAGGCATGATGACACCACGTTTGTAAGAGATGGTATGGATATGGCTTTGTGTGCAATTAATTTCAAAAACAAAACCGTAAGCTATTCCGGAGCACAAAACCCATTGTATATTATCAGAAAAAAAGAATACGGAACACCTTTACCCGAAGCAAAAGCATTAATAAGCACAGAGACACATCAGCTATTTGAGCTTAAAGCAGATAAGCAGCCTATTGGTTTTTTTGAAGGAAGAAAAAATTTTACCACGCATACCATATCTGCCATGCCGGACGATACATTCTATATTTTCTCTGACGGCTATGCCGACCAATTTGGCGGACCGAAAGGGAAAAAATTTATGTACAAAAAATTTAAAGAACTATTACTAAACATTCAAAACTTAACTATTATCGAACAAAGACAAGTATTAGAAAGCTCCTTCGATGCTTGGCGGGGTAATTTAGAACAGGTAGATGATGTATGTGTAATTGGATTTAAAATTGGTTAA